The following coding sequences are from one Chitinivibrionia bacterium window:
- a CDS encoding methyl-accepting chemotaxis protein translates to MVLKFWMYRAFVLAAVLMLAFVAITVTLNVLGRQDSYQQAKIYVPLVSHTTGALEQILSAGYEFRAYQYTFSQRDYDLGVAHLEKLETALNNLRTLAYSYPEILAAEGRQADSLILKAREYRRLSAEINRLANNAVEKKRAAERLTNAVNEILDEYWKGDTITALLERELEAMNPAAVRRRYARLISTFDSYIGMGRADVAVFALSRVSASEHRQQVASLALEHMGKLESVFRDLNTTTTNPFFKNLSGRMLDSVVIYNATIRDLKQAFDEIDGHARQRVLHFRAMSENLTRMANEADARLEEFSLKAYDRQGSIIFIAIAALILFLLLAIVYTAIFSKSIIMNINKNIGGLDEESSGVADVASKSSQLTMTVSDTASEQAASLEQMSASLNEITSMIQQTANNAKAAEALVKDSVEKSEESQDAMVRLNEAVVEIQKSSNDTAKILKDIDDIAFQTNLLALNAAVEAARAGEAGKGFAVVAEEVRNLAQRSAESAKKTASLIEGSQNSCANGVNLAGETAATIEKITEASRKLATTIAEITSATQEQSIGVSQLNTTVGHISQGTQGLSDSSQNLATNAQGLASQADTMKEIVSDVIMLIDGKNGGNRASRNVGRFKQVSSNKQAPTALIAFDDD, encoded by the coding sequence ATGGTTTTAAAGTTTTGGATGTATCGCGCGTTTGTTCTCGCGGCAGTTTTAATGCTGGCATTTGTTGCAATCACAGTAACCTTAAACGTCTTGGGAAGACAGGATTCTTATCAACAGGCAAAAATTTATGTTCCGCTCGTAAGCCATACAACCGGCGCGCTTGAGCAAATTTTGAGCGCGGGCTATGAATTTCGCGCGTATCAATACACTTTTTCTCAAAGAGACTATGATTTGGGGGTAGCGCATCTCGAAAAATTAGAGACTGCGCTTAACAATCTCAGGACTTTGGCTTATAGCTATCCCGAAATACTTGCCGCAGAGGGCAGACAAGCGGACAGTTTAATTTTAAAGGCTAGAGAATATCGTCGCTTATCGGCGGAAATAAACAGGCTTGCTAACAATGCTGTCGAAAAAAAGAGAGCTGCCGAAAGGTTAACCAACGCGGTGAATGAAATTCTTGACGAATATTGGAAAGGCGACACAATTACCGCGCTTTTGGAACGCGAATTGGAAGCGATGAACCCCGCCGCAGTTCGCCGCAGATACGCCAGATTGATTTCTACATTTGATTCTTATATAGGAATGGGTCGCGCGGACGTTGCAGTTTTTGCTTTGTCGCGCGTTTCGGCTTCCGAACACAGACAACAAGTAGCAAGTCTTGCACTCGAACACATGGGAAAACTGGAAAGCGTTTTCAGAGATTTGAACACTACTACTACTAATCCGTTTTTTAAAAATTTGTCGGGCAGAATGCTCGATAGTGTTGTAATATATAATGCAACTATTCGAGATTTGAAACAGGCTTTTGACGAAATCGATGGTCATGCCAGACAAAGAGTTTTGCATTTCAGAGCTATGTCCGAAAATTTGACAAGAATGGCTAACGAAGCCGACGCCAGATTGGAAGAGTTTTCGCTTAAGGCATACGACAGACAGGGCAGTATAATATTTATCGCGATTGCCGCGCTAATTCTTTTCTTGTTGCTTGCGATAGTTTACACGGCAATATTCTCCAAGTCTATAATAATGAATATCAACAAGAACATAGGGGGCTTGGACGAGGAGTCGAGCGGCGTCGCTGATGTGGCGAGCAAAAGTTCGCAACTTACAATGACCGTTTCCGACACAGCAAGCGAGCAAGCGGCAAGTTTGGAACAGATGTCGGCTTCGCTTAACGAAATAACTTCAATGATACAGCAAACCGCAAACAACGCAAAAGCCGCCGAAGCATTGGTTAAAGACAGCGTAGAAAAATCGGAAGAAAGCCAAGATGCTATGGTACGTCTTAACGAAGCGGTAGTCGAAATCCAAAAATCGAGCAACGATACGGCGAAAATTCTTAAAGACATCGACGATATTGCTTTCCAAACCAACCTTTTGGCTCTTAACGCGGCGGTAGAAGCGGCACGCGCAGGCGAGGCGGGTAAAGGTTTTGCAGTGGTTGCAGAAGAAGTCCGAAATTTGGCGCAACGAAGCGCCGAAAGCGCGAAAAAGACGGCGTCGCTTATAGAAGGCTCGCAAAACAGTTGCGCAAACGGCGTAAATTTGGCAGGAGAAACTGCGGCAACAATCGAAAAAATTACAGAAGCGTCAAGGAAATTAGCTACGACCATAGCTGAAATTACCTCAGCCACGCAAGAGCAGTCGATAGGCGTTTCGCAACTGAATACGACGGTAGGGCATATCAGCCAAGGAACACAGGGCTTGTCCGACAGTTCGCAGAATTTGGCAACGAACGCACAAGGTTTGGCATCTCAGGCAGATACAATGAAAGAAATTGTGAGCGATGTAATAATGCTTATAGACGGCAAAAACGGCGGCAACCGCGCGTCGAGAAACGTAGGGCGTTTTAAGCAGGTTTCATCTAATAAACAGGCGCCGACAGCTTTAATCGCATTCGACGACGATTAA
- the thiF gene encoding sulfur carrier protein ThiS adenylyltransferase ThiF: MLNYDEINAQFYSSKQIEKIKSVHIAIAGAGGLGSNCAVCLVRAGFVNFTIVDFDIISPSNLNRQFYFAEQAGQIKVEALGENLRKINPNLNLSLICEKITDKNIDAFFEDADIIIEAFDKAEAKALIAEKFLCDKKPFVCASGIAGFSDSDRIKVRAIGKNSWIVGDEKSDVKNLPPLAPAVLVAAAKQADKVLEITLKN; the protein is encoded by the coding sequence ATTTTGAATTACGACGAAATAAACGCGCAATTTTACAGCTCAAAGCAAATCGAAAAAATAAAATCCGTACATATTGCAATCGCGGGCGCAGGCGGGCTCGGCTCAAATTGCGCCGTTTGTTTGGTGCGCGCGGGCTTCGTAAATTTCACGATAGTCGATTTCGACATAATATCGCCGTCAAATTTAAACAGGCAATTTTATTTTGCCGAGCAAGCAGGGCAAATTAAAGTGGAAGCTCTCGGCGAAAATTTGCGCAAAATAAATCCAAATCTGAATTTATCGCTTATCTGCGAAAAAATAACAGACAAAAACATCGACGCTTTTTTTGAAGACGCCGATATTATCATAGAAGCATTCGACAAAGCGGAAGCAAAGGCGCTTATCGCAGAAAAATTTTTATGCGACAAAAAACCGTTCGTCTGTGCAAGCGGAATTGCGGGATTTTCCGACAGCGACCGCATAAAAGTGCGCGCAATCGGTAAAAATTCGTGGATAGTCGGCGACGAAAAAAGCGACGTAAAAAACCTGCCGCCGCTTGCCCCCGCCGTTTTGGTTGCCGCCGCCAAACAAGCTGACAAAGTTTTGGAGATTACGCTTAAAAACTGA
- the dnaE gene encoding DNA polymerase III subunit alpha, whose protein sequence is MALDLTKFAHLHTHSEYSFLDGMIRLKDLVKKTKAQGLEYTALTDHGGLYGAMEFGKLCGKDIAPIIGFEAYIVGGSRFDKKGETEKYNHLILLAETQEGWRNLMHLSSIGYTEGFYRKPRIDLEILREHSKGLIGTSACIAGMIPQAFLNKSKSEEERFATAEKILDEHLQIFGENNFFLELHKHGLDDEEIITPKLIELGKKKGVPFIVANDAHYLDAEDAEAHEVLLALQTQDKMNNPKRYRFSADNFYLKSPEEMANLFPELPEAFANTYEIAQRCGGKIKMKNDAQMPSPGVPTFEFPEEKHNALIEKVKHWVETDREKAKFWASRTGENGELTHEFYKALEEAEYLTKIAYQGAEDLYGKPLGKEVIDRLEYELETVIKMGFQGYYLIVADFLKEADYLGIFRGVRGSAAGSLVCYCTGISSVDPLRFGLFFERFLNPERISLPDVDADFAEDRRQDILNYCREKYGKENFCQIVNFGTMQAKMAVKDVARTMDIPIPDANFLTKLIGEGLVAADALEAAKAEKDKKYKRIKTGDLTIKEAIEASEELKKKMDENPQYKELFKYAIKFEGLVRQPGVHAAGVVIAPKDVRNWAPLAKQAGDDKPVVSQFDMHYIEDAGMIKMDFLGLRTLTLLKDATDLIKLNHQISINPWKDIPEGDDLTYKEIFHKGNTVEIFQFESPGMRKYLKQLKANSVEDLTAMTAMYRPGPMDNIEPLIETKHGKRKITYHHEKLAPILDVTYGFIVYQEQVMSIAREIGDFTMGQADELRKAMGKKQHDKMEEMHPKFINGAKRQGIEEKIAQTIWADMEKFASYGFNKAHACVYAHISYQSAYLKAHYPVEYMAAVITSRMGQGEKFVTARNEAERMGIKILPPNINISLKTCAIQGKNIVVGFSAIKGVGDKAADNIVLARNELRRNFENIFDFCANVDLRLVNKTAIENLIYSGAFDCFGLARSQCFDVIEAACDYGKAIQEEKTSSQVSMFGDIQNIIAIPKIPNIEEWDIDYKLLKEREVLGFYASGSPLDKYKYEIDGISTLKFGLELDDDDGGFYDGEISANAGVKHAKLLKKNGTIQTIAGIITEKKVLTSKKDGRPFGFLTLEDAYGIKAEVALWADKYSTYSEFAQKDKIVVVKGRATIEIGASEKDGEKSGEGDSENEISVKITAEKMIPIEEARNFLNKVHLELSLDNLKNENIEEIAEICLKHKGEALLVLHFVSEKGVEHEMLCKNAKVENSTMLLEKLTELPYINSIRLSQ, encoded by the coding sequence ATGGCGCTTGACCTGACTAAATTCGCGCATTTACATACGCACAGCGAATACAGTTTTTTGGACGGTATGATACGGCTTAAAGATTTGGTGAAAAAAACCAAAGCGCAAGGGCTGGAATACACCGCGCTTACCGACCACGGCGGGTTATACGGTGCTATGGAATTCGGAAAACTTTGCGGAAAAGACATCGCGCCGATTATAGGATTTGAGGCGTATATCGTCGGCGGAAGCAGGTTTGACAAAAAGGGCGAAACCGAAAAATACAACCACCTTATTTTACTCGCCGAAACGCAGGAGGGCTGGAGAAATCTGATGCATCTGTCGAGTATCGGCTACACCGAGGGCTTTTACAGAAAACCGCGGATTGACCTCGAAATTTTGCGCGAACATTCAAAGGGGCTTATAGGAACTTCCGCCTGTATTGCGGGAATGATACCTCAGGCGTTTCTGAACAAATCCAAGAGCGAAGAAGAAAGATTTGCAACCGCTGAAAAAATTTTGGACGAACATCTGCAAATTTTCGGCGAAAACAATTTCTTTTTGGAATTGCACAAACACGGGCTCGACGACGAAGAGATTATAACCCCCAAACTTATAGAACTCGGAAAGAAAAAAGGCGTGCCTTTTATTGTCGCCAACGACGCGCATTATTTGGACGCCGAAGACGCGGAAGCGCACGAAGTTTTGCTCGCCTTGCAAACGCAGGATAAAATGAACAATCCCAAGCGCTACAGATTTTCGGCGGACAATTTTTACTTAAAATCGCCCGAAGAAATGGCAAATCTCTTTCCCGAACTTCCCGAAGCGTTTGCAAACACTTACGAAATCGCCCAAAGATGCGGCGGCAAAATAAAAATGAAAAACGACGCGCAAATGCCCAGCCCCGGAGTGCCGACCTTTGAATTTCCCGAAGAAAAACACAACGCCCTCATTGAAAAAGTAAAGCATTGGGTCGAAACGGACAGAGAAAAAGCAAAATTTTGGGCTTCGAGAACAGGCGAAAACGGCGAATTAACGCACGAATTTTACAAAGCGCTCGAAGAAGCGGAATATCTCACAAAAATTGCGTATCAGGGAGCGGAGGATTTATACGGAAAACCGCTCGGCAAAGAGGTTATCGACCGCTTGGAATACGAACTCGAAACCGTAATAAAAATGGGCTTTCAGGGATATTATTTGATTGTCGCCGACTTTTTGAAAGAGGCGGACTATCTTGGAATTTTCAGAGGCGTAAGAGGCTCGGCGGCGGGGTCGCTTGTGTGCTATTGCACGGGAATAAGCAGTGTTGACCCGCTCAGGTTCGGGCTTTTCTTTGAGCGATTTTTGAACCCCGAAAGAATATCACTGCCCGACGTGGACGCGGATTTTGCGGAAGACAGACGGCAAGATATACTTAATTATTGCCGCGAAAAATACGGAAAAGAAAACTTTTGCCAAATAGTAAATTTTGGCACAATGCAGGCGAAAATGGCTGTAAAAGACGTCGCCAGAACTATGGATATTCCAATTCCCGACGCAAATTTTCTTACAAAACTGATAGGCGAAGGACTTGTGGCGGCAGACGCTTTGGAAGCGGCAAAGGCGGAAAAAGACAAGAAATACAAGCGAATAAAAACGGGCGATTTAACAATAAAAGAGGCGATTGAAGCAAGCGAAGAGCTAAAGAAAAAAATGGACGAAAATCCGCAATACAAAGAATTGTTCAAATACGCAATAAAGTTTGAAGGGCTTGTTAGACAGCCCGGAGTTCACGCGGCGGGCGTGGTTATCGCCCCAAAAGACGTGCGAAACTGGGCGCCGCTTGCAAAACAGGCGGGCGACGACAAACCCGTAGTTTCGCAGTTTGATATGCACTACATAGAAGACGCGGGAATGATAAAAATGGACTTTTTGGGACTGCGCACGCTAACGCTCCTGAAAGACGCGACCGACCTTATAAAACTGAACCATCAAATATCGATAAACCCTTGGAAAGACATTCCCGAAGGCGACGATTTGACCTACAAAGAAATTTTTCACAAGGGAAACACCGTCGAAATATTCCAGTTTGAAAGCCCCGGAATGCGCAAATATCTTAAGCAATTAAAGGCAAACAGCGTGGAAGATTTGACCGCAATGACCGCAATGTATCGCCCCGGTCCTATGGATAACATAGAGCCGCTTATCGAAACCAAACACGGCAAGCGAAAAATTACTTACCACCACGAGAAACTCGCGCCCATCCTTGACGTTACATACGGCTTCATAGTTTATCAGGAGCAGGTTATGAGCATTGCCCGCGAAATCGGCGACTTTACGATGGGACAAGCGGACGAATTGCGCAAAGCAATGGGTAAAAAACAGCACGATAAAATGGAAGAAATGCACCCGAAATTCATCAACGGCGCAAAAAGGCAGGGTATCGAAGAAAAAATTGCTCAGACAATTTGGGCAGATATGGAAAAGTTCGCTTCTTACGGTTTCAATAAGGCTCACGCGTGCGTGTACGCGCATATTTCGTATCAGAGCGCGTATCTCAAAGCCCATTATCCCGTAGAATATATGGCGGCGGTTATTACGTCGAGAATGGGACAAGGCGAAAAATTTGTCACCGCGCGAAACGAAGCCGAGCGAATGGGAATAAAAATATTACCGCCCAACATCAACATTTCGCTTAAAACTTGCGCAATTCAAGGAAAAAACATAGTTGTCGGTTTCAGCGCAATAAAAGGCGTGGGAGACAAAGCGGCGGATAATATAGTACTCGCGCGAAACGAACTCAGACGAAATTTTGAAAATATTTTTGATTTTTGCGCGAATGTGGACTTGCGGCTCGTAAACAAAACGGCTATCGAAAACCTGATTTATTCGGGCGCATTCGACTGTTTCGGTCTTGCGCGTTCGCAATGTTTTGACGTAATTGAGGCGGCTTGCGACTACGGAAAAGCAATCCAAGAAGAGAAAACAAGCAGTCAAGTTTCAATGTTCGGCGACATTCAAAACATAATAGCAATCCCCAAAATTCCAAATATAGAAGAATGGGACATTGATTATAAACTTCTTAAAGAGCGGGAAGTTTTGGGCTTTTACGCAAGCGGCTCTCCCCTCGACAAATACAAATACGAAATCGACGGAATTTCCACCCTAAAATTCGGCTTGGAATTGGACGACGACGATGGAGGCTTTTACGACGGCGAAATTTCGGCAAACGCAGGCGTAAAACACGCAAAACTGTTGAAGAAAAACGGAACAATTCAGACAATCGCAGGCATAATAACCGAGAAAAAAGTCCTGACTTCCAAAAAAGACGGTCGCCCCTTCGGATTTTTGACTTTGGAAGACGCTTACGGCATAAAAGCCGAAGTCGCGCTTTGGGCGGACAAATATTCGACGTATTCGGAATTTGCGCAAAAAGATAAAATTGTAGTAGTAAAAGGCAGAGCGACCATCGAAATCGGCGCAAGCGAAAAAGACGGCGAAAAAAGCGGAGAAGGCGACAGCGAAAACGAAATCAGCGTAAAAATAACCGCGGAAAAAATGATACCGATAGAAGAAGCCCGCAATTTTTTGAACAAAGTGCATTTGGAATTATCGCTCGACAACCTAAAAAACGAAAATATTGAAGAAATCGCAGAAATTTGCCTTAAACACAAAGGCGAGGCACTGTTGGTTTTGCACTTTGTTTCCGAAAAAGGCGTTGAACACGAAATGTTATGCAAAAACGCAAAAGTCGAGAACTCAACTATGCTTTTGGAGAAACTAACCGAGTTGCCATACATAAATTCCATTAGACTTTCACAGTAA